The following coding sequences lie in one Tichowtungia aerotolerans genomic window:
- a CDS encoding DUF302 domain-containing protein, with protein sequence MKKILTGIIIGFVLFAVIAKLAAPGLMLKERVSPLSYEETVQKIESAVTNGGWVISSNMDMQKSLAKRGQTAPRVTLLKICEPHYAAEILNDDDSMYVSLMMPCTISVYEKSDGSVYVATMNAGLMGRMFGGTVAKMMGGSVAPETAAFTAFLNQ encoded by the coding sequence ATGAAAAAGATACTTACAGGAATCATCATCGGATTCGTACTGTTCGCAGTCATTGCCAAACTGGCCGCGCCGGGACTGATGCTGAAAGAACGCGTCAGCCCGCTTTCCTACGAAGAGACCGTTCAAAAAATCGAAAGCGCCGTGACCAACGGAGGCTGGGTCATTTCCAGCAACATGGACATGCAGAAAAGTCTGGCCAAACGCGGACAGACCGCACCGCGCGTGACCCTGCTGAAAATCTGCGAGCCGCACTATGCCGCGGAAATTCTGAATGACGACGATTCCATGTACGTCTCGCTGATGATGCCCTGCACCATTTCGGTTTACGAAAAAAGTGACGGATCAGTCTATGTCGCTACAATGAATGCGGGATTGATGGGCCGTATGTTCGGGGGAACCGTTGCAAAAATGATGGGAGGATCCGTCGCCCCGGAAACCGCAGCCTTCACCGCGTTCCTGAATCAGTAA
- a CDS encoding YgaP family membrane protein, whose amino-acid sequence MKVENGVRVFAGVMILASVLLVAAGSKWWLLFTAFIGINLIQSAFTGFCPAAKIMKLFGMKE is encoded by the coding sequence ATGAAAGTAGAAAACGGAGTACGCGTATTCGCCGGGGTCATGATTCTGGCATCGGTTCTGTTGGTCGCCGCAGGCAGCAAATGGTGGCTGCTGTTCACCGCCTTTATCGGCATCAACCTGATCCAGTCGGCCTTCACCGGATTCTGCCCGGCAGCGAAAATCATGAAGCTGTTCGGGATGAAAGAATAG